In the genome of Paenibacillus pabuli, the window TACGTCGTGTGGTGGAAGGCAAACGAGTGGTCATGATTGACGATTCCATCGTACGGGGAACAACTTCCCGCCGAATCGTGAATATGCTGCGTGATGCAGGAGCAATAGAAGTACATGTGCGGATTACCTCACCACCGTTTAAAAACCCGTGCTTCTACGGCATTGATACGCCCGACAGCCGCGAACTGATTGCATCATCGCTGTCGGTGGAAGAGATCTGCCGTGAGATCAATGCGGACTCCCTGTCGTTCCTCAGCCCCGATGGGCTGATTGCATCGATTCAGGGAGATAATCAGGATGACTACAAAGGCGGGCTATGCCTCGCATGCTTTGATAATGATTACCCAACCCGTCTCGACTTCGGCGGAGAAGAAAAATTCGGCTGCAGCTGTTAAACCATGCGTATGAGAAAAAGATATAGCGAAGGCGACATGTTCATTATTCCTATGAAGGATGGCCGCTTTGCGGCCTGTCAGATCATTTGCGCCTTGAAGGGCCGATTCAAAAAAGCATTTTCATTCGGAGTTATTCGTATTGTTTCTGACGAAACCGTAAGTGTGGAGGATGGCGATTTTCTTCACTATTCCTATGGAAAACGTGAGAGTAACGTGATTTTTGCTTCTCCTGCGTATCTTCGAGATGGAACGTGGAAGATCGTGGGGAACATTCCTTTGACTCTCGAAAAGGAAGAGTTGAGGGTGTTTCAATGCGCCGGACATTTATACTGCGGTGATGAGTACATTCGTAACCTCCAGATTGACGAGTACAGCCAGTTTAATACGCTCGGTGTAGCCGGGTTTGAATTGGTGCAGATTCATCTTTCGGAGATGAAGCAATGACAGATAGAGTTGATATGGCATGTATAGAATCAGAAGGGTGTGATGGTGGTGTCCGAAGCATACAAAAATGCCGGCGTTGATATCGCGGCAGGCAATGAAGCGGTTGAACGGATGAAAAAACACGTGAAGCGAACCTTCCGTCCGGAAGTGATGACAGATCTGGGGGGCTTTGGCGCCCTGTTCGGTTTGAACAAAGATAAATATGATGAGCCGGTGCTTGTATCCGGTACAGACGGTGTAGGAACCAAGCTGAAAATCGCATTTGCCATGGACCGTCATGATACCATCGGAATCGACGCGGTAGCCATGTGTGTGAACGACATTGTGGTACAGGGTGCAGAGCCGTTGTTCTTCCTTGACTATCTGGCTTGTGACAAAGTCATCCCGGAGAAAATCGAAGCCATTGTTGCGGGAATTGCGGAAGGTTGTCATCAGTCCGGCTGTGCTCTGATCGGTGGCGAAACGGCTGAAATGCCAGGCATGTACAGTGAAGGTGAATACGATATTGCCGGATTTACCGTAGGTATCGTGGACAAAGCGAAAATCATTAACGGTACAACCATCGCTCCTGGTGACACGGTAATCGGACTTGCATCCAGCGGAGTGCACAGCAACGGATTCTCCCTGGTACGCAAACTTTTGCTGGAACAAGCCGGATTGGACTTGCAGGATGAAATCGCTGAATTGGGTGGCAAGCTGGGGGACGCACTGCTGGAACCAACGAAAATCTATGTAAAACCACTCCTGTCCCTGCTTGAAAAAGTAAACGTAAAAGGCATGGCCCATATTACAGG includes:
- a CDS encoding immunity 26/phosphotriesterase HocA family protein, translating into MRKRYSEGDMFIIPMKDGRFAACQIICALKGRFKKAFSFGVIRIVSDETVSVEDGDFLHYSYGKRESNVIFASPAYLRDGTWKIVGNIPLTLEKEELRVFQCAGHLYCGDEYIRNLQIDEYSQFNTLGVAGFELVQIHLSEMKQ
- the purM gene encoding phosphoribosylformylglycinamidine cyclo-ligase, which gives rise to MSEAYKNAGVDIAAGNEAVERMKKHVKRTFRPEVMTDLGGFGALFGLNKDKYDEPVLVSGTDGVGTKLKIAFAMDRHDTIGIDAVAMCVNDIVVQGAEPLFFLDYLACDKVIPEKIEAIVAGIAEGCHQSGCALIGGETAEMPGMYSEGEYDIAGFTVGIVDKAKIINGTTIAPGDTVIGLASSGVHSNGFSLVRKLLLEQAGLDLQDEIAELGGKLGDALLEPTKIYVKPLLSLLEKVNVKGMAHITGGGFIENIPRMLPSSVNVDIDYGSWPILPIFNLLQEKGAVSNRDMFTTFNMGIGLVLVVNEADAVEALEQLKASGEEAYIIGRVTEGDARVTFTGADV